Proteins co-encoded in one Pyxidicoccus xibeiensis genomic window:
- a CDS encoding tetratricopeptide repeat protein has translation MRSSTRSLRSGGVLALLGLLLLGLPQPARAETADAEVQARAHFAEGNMAYDVGDFSNALKSFTEAYRLKPLPGFLFNMAQCHRQLGQYSRAAFFYRRYLALAPDEDSAPDARELVAEMETRAREQESRRLERERAERDRAVQQARAQAAKAEAEAAARRRAEREAEQQSLSVRTTEALSQPMPQGMTQHGAVSKPWTRKWWVWAGAGAAAALVTTGVIMATQGPDARSTSLGTVGRPR, from the coding sequence ATGCGGTCATCGACCCGTTCGCTCCGTAGTGGCGGCGTGCTGGCCCTGCTGGGGCTGCTGCTGCTCGGCCTGCCGCAACCCGCGCGGGCGGAGACGGCGGACGCGGAGGTCCAGGCGCGCGCGCACTTCGCCGAGGGCAACATGGCGTACGACGTGGGCGACTTCAGCAACGCGCTGAAGTCCTTCACGGAGGCCTACCGGCTCAAGCCGCTGCCCGGCTTCCTCTTCAACATGGCCCAGTGCCACCGGCAGCTGGGGCAGTACTCGCGCGCGGCCTTCTTCTACCGGCGCTACCTGGCGCTCGCGCCGGACGAGGACTCCGCGCCGGACGCGCGCGAGCTGGTGGCGGAGATGGAGACGCGGGCGCGGGAGCAGGAGTCCCGGCGGCTGGAGCGCGAGCGCGCCGAGCGCGACAGGGCCGTGCAGCAGGCCCGCGCCCAGGCGGCGAAGGCCGAAGCGGAGGCCGCGGCCCGGCGCCGCGCGGAGCGCGAGGCGGAGCAGCAGTCGCTGTCCGTGCGCACGACGGAGGCCCTCAGCCAGCCCATGCCCCAGGGCATGACGCAGCACGGGGCGGTCTCCAAGCCCTGGACGCGCAAGTGGTGGGTGTGGGCCGGCGCGGGAGCCGCGGCGGCGCTCGTCACCACTGGCGTCATCATGGCCACCCAGGGCCCGGATGCCCGCTCCACGTCCCTGGGTACGGTGGGCCGGCCCCGGTAG
- a CDS encoding serine/threonine-protein kinase, translating into MGSDDLFAQTVLSSTGGAVGGVVHRASEELKEGSMLGNYQLERLLGEGSMGRVFQARHARLGRQVALKVLKPEHARDSGFVQRFFQEARTVNQINHEHIVEIFDFVDEGEGGHVYCVMELLRGQSLGSLLQEEKLTLARIQRIAVQVCAALGAAHQVGVVHRDIKPDNLFIIHRAGQPDFVKVLDFGVAKLLTSEGNTTGTMDGTIIGTPAYMAPEQAAGLPVDARSDVYAVGNILYEMLSGRPPFQAPAFGQLVVQIITQPPPPLPALLPSGEPLPPQLSSLVMRCLAKEQDARPASLAEVTTSLLLLPASGTAAEGAALQAAHDASERPTKRMHALAGPLRPHVVVAAGAAVLALVSGILTWNGLQSAREPGGLAAGVASAVAAVAPSAIQGPVTLTVRSFPEGAQVKRADTGEVLGITPMVKQLPAANGPIGLRVELAGYVPLEREVKLDTHAEVEFPLAKAQTAPRQVPGSSRPASKKKGVRDAVIDPFAP; encoded by the coding sequence ATGGGCTCCGATGACCTCTTCGCACAGACCGTGCTGTCCAGTACCGGGGGTGCCGTGGGTGGCGTAGTGCACCGCGCCAGCGAGGAGCTGAAGGAAGGCTCCATGCTGGGGAACTACCAGCTCGAGCGGCTCCTCGGAGAGGGGTCCATGGGCCGGGTGTTCCAGGCGCGTCACGCGCGGCTGGGGCGCCAGGTGGCGCTCAAGGTGCTCAAGCCCGAGCACGCGCGCGACAGCGGCTTCGTGCAGCGCTTCTTCCAGGAGGCGCGCACCGTCAACCAAATCAACCACGAGCACATCGTGGAGATTTTCGACTTCGTGGACGAGGGCGAGGGCGGCCACGTCTACTGCGTCATGGAGCTGTTGCGCGGGCAGAGCCTGGGCTCGCTGCTGCAGGAGGAGAAGCTGACGCTCGCGCGCATCCAGCGCATCGCCGTGCAGGTGTGCGCGGCGCTGGGGGCGGCCCACCAGGTGGGCGTGGTGCACCGGGACATCAAGCCGGACAACCTCTTCATCATCCACCGCGCCGGTCAGCCGGACTTCGTGAAGGTGCTGGACTTCGGCGTGGCGAAGCTCCTCACGTCCGAGGGGAACACCACCGGGACGATGGACGGCACCATCATCGGCACGCCCGCGTACATGGCGCCGGAGCAGGCCGCGGGGCTGCCGGTGGACGCGCGCTCGGACGTGTACGCGGTGGGCAACATCCTCTACGAGATGCTCTCCGGGCGGCCGCCCTTCCAGGCCCCGGCCTTCGGCCAGCTGGTGGTGCAGATCATCACCCAGCCGCCGCCGCCGCTGCCCGCGCTGCTGCCGTCCGGCGAGCCCCTGCCGCCGCAGCTCTCCTCGCTGGTCATGCGCTGCCTGGCGAAGGAGCAGGACGCGCGGCCGGCGAGCCTGGCGGAGGTGACGACGTCGCTGCTGCTGCTGCCCGCCTCGGGGACGGCCGCGGAGGGCGCTGCCCTGCAGGCGGCGCATGACGCGTCGGAGCGGCCGACGAAGCGGATGCACGCGCTGGCGGGGCCGCTGCGCCCCCACGTCGTGGTGGCCGCGGGCGCGGCGGTGCTGGCGTTGGTGTCCGGCATCCTCACCTGGAACGGGCTCCAGTCCGCGCGCGAGCCCGGCGGCCTCGCGGCCGGGGTGGCCTCGGCGGTGGCGGCGGTGGCCCCGTCGGCCATCCAGGGGCCCGTCACGCTCACGGTGCGCTCCTTCCCGGAGGGCGCGCAGGTGAAGCGGGCGGACACGGGCGAGGTGCTGGGCATCACGCCCATGGTGAAGCAGCTGCCCGCGGCCAATGGGCCCATCGGCCTGAGGGTGGAGCTGGCCGGCTACGTCCCGCTCGAGCGGGAGGTGAAGCTGGACACGCATGCGGAGGTGGAGTTTCCGCTCGCCAAGGCGCAGACGGCGCCGCGCCAGGTGCCGGGCTCCTCGCGGCCGGCGTCGAAGAAGAAGGGGGTGCGGGATGCGGTCATCGACCCGTTCGCTCCGTAG